One Pempheris klunzingeri isolate RE-2024b chromosome 22, fPemKlu1.hap1, whole genome shotgun sequence DNA segment encodes these proteins:
- the ccdc59 gene encoding thyroid transcription factor 1-associated protein 26 homolog, whose product MAPTGQQMKKKKFPSKDDTWKKSNSNARGVKKKRKWVPEEKVYKGSVKEGQGFAFKRKEKVKHEYSKLLRKERKKTPESKQLYKEEYPEHLRHLYMAEAEKLKKEAWTNRMNRSKLRMKGQERGEERGEKDEAADSGSEITGGSELTDSVAENPEHTAVPEKESLPMSNRMRKKLLKKTSYQKTKEDYEAVKEKRRKKKEEFVKNKQQREEAIQKYKQKKMESFQMLCKKTKKGQPNLNLQMEYLLQKIQEK is encoded by the exons ATGGCACCAACAGGTCAacaaatgaagaagaagaagtttccTTCGAAAGATGACACCTGGAAGAAATCAAATAGTAACGCTCGTGGTgtcaagaagaagaggaaatggGTCCCCGAAGAGAAAGTATACAAAGGCAGCGTTAAAGAAG GTCAAGGATTTGCTTttaagaggaaggaaaaagtcAAACATGAGTACAGCAAGCTGCTGcggaaggagaggaagaagaccCCTGAGTCCAAACAGTTGTACAAGGAGGAGTACCCAGAGCACCTCAGGCACCTGTACATGGCCGAGGCAGAGAAACTGAAGAAGGAGGCCTGGACCAACAGAATGAACAGGAGCAAGCTGAGAATGAAAGGgcaggagaggggagaagagaggggagaaaaagacGAAGCTGCTGATTCAGGTTCAGAGATTACTGGTGGATCTGAGCTGACAGATTCTGTTGCTGAGAACCCCGAACACACAGCAGTCCCGGAGAAAGAAAG TCTTCCAATGAGCAACCGCATGAGGAAGAAGCTGCTGAAGAAGACGTCCTACCAGAAGACAAAAGAGGACTATGAGGCAGTCAAAGAAAAacggagaaaaaagaaagag GAGTTCGTGAAGaacaagcagcagagagaagaagccATTCAGAagtacaaacagaaaaagatggagagcTTTCAGATGCTGTGCAAAAAGACCAAGAAAGGACAGCCCAACCTGAACCTCCAAATGGAGTATTTACTTCAAAAGATCCaggagaaatga
- the cracr2ab gene encoding EF-hand calcium-binding domain-containing protein 4B translates to MEEEEGRVNGFRLRTERRGSDWGRIALLDKTKEFFRTCDVEGKGFITRTDMRRLHRELPLSAEELEDVFDSLDTDRTGYLTLEAFSSGFSQFLHGRRISVADDQYQVPSPVFRAKEALYQSQWEAKLSGVEDEEERHFCMLLESLGASNVFEDSCEVRSLWAQLRRDEPHLLSNFEEFLARVIHQIKDAHQEKKEMESALQRKAATHDSEIRHLYEEMEAQIKTEKDRLLLKDSERLQLRSQDLELQLSSKEKELEHLFQKQKRLELQCSELSSEKQESHVENVKLKVTNDELTRALDSTSQELGLAQEQLAMLQEQAARLHQEKEMEMYRVTEGLQREKQSLMKQLDLLREMNKHLKDERDICCGVPRTSLRKKQKQRAGLANIFDDASQPAKSEDDTPAPSSATTASAPACQQRPAAKKNSGLANGYANPAPVKVHDVKAKARKSLGKMAATKRVTGKDRERAKKVEMKKTEVEEEVLDAPPEGWPLRRVISIEEDHLPHLLQGGPQLLLHQLSEEEDEVDDEEEEEAQTDVETSVAVGEDLSATPPSSHIPASAEGLPARKSCFSRAKKTPTSPRGQPVGKETQQKAKEGALFVPDRLFKVVLVGNSSVGKTSLLRSFCEGCFHPSTTATVGIDYSVKTLTLDNMQVAMQLWDTAGQERYRSITKQFFRKADGVVLMYDVTVEESFKAVQPWLTNVQEAAGEGIPILLLGNKMDMDEDRQVSFKEAEQLACDNNVMFFEVSAYTSKNVIESLTHLARVLMEQEDRVRDTTVILTAQPVKKKACCK, encoded by the exons atggaggaggaggagggccgGGTGAACGGCTTCAGACTGCGCACAGAGCGGAGGGGCTCGGACTGGGGTCGAATCGCCCTGCTGGACAAGACCAAGGAGTTCTTCCGCACCTGCGACGTGGAGGGCAAAGGCTTCATTACCCGCACAGATATGAGG aggCTCCACAGAGAGCTGcctctgtctgcagaggagctggaggatgtgTTTGACTCCCTGGATACAGACCGCACTGGTTACCTCACGCTGGAGGCATTCTCCTCCGGATTCA GTCAGTTCTTGCATGGGCGGAGGATCTCTGTGGCTGACGACCAATACCAGGTTCCCAGCCCTGTCTTTAGGGCTAAGGAGGCCCTTTATCAGAGTCAATGGGAGGCCAAGTTATCAGGAGTTGAGGACGAAGAGGAACGGCACTTCTGCATGCTGCTGGAGAGTCTGGGGGCCAGTAATGTGTTCGAGGA TTCATGCGAGGTGCGCAGTCTTTGGGCCCAGCTCAGGCGAGATGAACCTCACCTCCTGTCCAACTTTGAGGAGTTCCTGGCCAGGGTCATCCACCAGATCAAAGACGCCCACCAGGAgaagaaggagatggagagcgCCCTACAGAG GAAGGCTGCAACACATGATAGTGAGATCCGTCATTTATACGAAGAGATGGAGGCGCAGATCAAAACTGAGAAAGACAGGCTGCTGCTAAAG GACTCTGAGCGCCTTCAGTTGCGCAGCCAAGACCTGGAGCTCCAACTGTCTTCAAAAGAGAAAGAGCTGGAACATCTTTTCCAGAAGCAGAAACGG TTAGAGCTCCAGTGCAGTGAGCTGAGCAGTGAGAAGCAGGAGAGCCACGTGGAGAACGTCAAGCTGAAGGTGACCAACGATGAGCTGACCAGAGCGCTGGACAGCACCAGCCAGGAGCTGGGACTGGCCCAGGAACAGCTGGCAATGCTGCAGGAGCAGGCTGCCCGGCTGCACCAGGAGAAGGAAAT GGAAATGTACAGAGTAACTGAGGGGCTGCAGAGGGAGAAGCAAAGTCTCATGAAGCAGCTTGACCTCCTCAG AGAGATGAACAAGCATTTAAAAGACGAGCGAGACATATGCTGCGGTGTA CCCCGAACTTCACTCagaaagaagcagaagcagagagcGGGCCTCGCCAACATATTTGATGACGCCAGCCAGCCGGCAAAAAG TGAGGACGACACCCCCGCACCCTCCTCTGCAACCACTGCCAGCGCCCCCGCATGTCAACAACGCCCTGCAGCAAAGAAAAACTCCGGCTTGGCCAACGGTTACGCCAACCCCGCTCCAGTCAAAGTCCACGATGTGAAGGCAAAGGCCAGAAAATCGCTCGGGAAGATGGCCGCCACTAAGAGGGTGAcggggaaagacagagaaagagcaaagaaaGTGGAAATGAAGAAGacggaggtagaggaggaggtcTTGGACGCTCCTCCAGAGGGGTGGCCCCTCCGTCGAGTCATCTCCATCGAGGAGGACCACCTGCCCCACCTGCTCCAAGGAGGGCCTCAACTTTTACTGCATCAGCTCagtgaggaggaagacgaggtggacgatgaggaggaagaggaagctcaGACTGACGTTGAGACTAGCGTTGCAGTGGGAGAAGACCTCTCTGCCACCCCACCCTCTAGTCACATACCTGCGTCGGCAGAAGGTCTACCGGCAAGGAAATCCTGCTTTTCCCGCGCAAAAAAGACGCCCACGTCTCCAAGAGGACAGCCGGTCGGGAAGGAGACCCAGCAA AAGGCAAAAGAAGGAGCTCTGTTTGTCCCAGACCGTCTGTTTAAAGTGGTCCTGGTTGGCAACTCGAGCGTAGGCAAGACATCCCTGCTACGCTCCTTCTGTGAGGGCTGTTTCCACCCCTCCACAACTGCTACTGTGG GCATTGACTACAGTGTGAAGACACTAACCCTGGACAATATGCAGGTAGCCATGCAGCTTTGGGACACGGCAGGTCAAGAGAG GTACCGCAGCATAACCAAGCAGTTCTTTCGCAAGGCAGACGGTGTGGTGCTGATGTACGATGTGACCGTGGAGGAGAGCTTCAAGGCTGTGCAGCCCTGGCTCACCAATGTCCAG GAAGCAGCGGGAGAGGGGATCCCCATCCTCCTTTTGGGCAACAAAATGGACATGGATGAGGACAGGCAGGTGTCGTTCAAAGAGGCGGAGCAACTGGCCTGT GACAACAATGTGATGTTCTTTGAGGTCAGTGCCTACACTTCCAAGAATGTGATCGAGTCCCTGACACACCTGGCCAG AGTTTTaatggagcaggaggacagggtGAGAGACACAACTGTCATCCTCACTGCTCAGCCCGTAAAGAAGAAAGCCTGCTGCAAGTGA
- the prmt8b gene encoding protein arginine N-methyltransferase 8-B, translating to MGLRHSSRCLLLRRKMAEADSSEQPVTSPLSQSAQPSPLPKPVPTSHHVPCIPHTPHVAALATCPGRGKIAKFISPEEMTSRDYYFDSYAHFGIHEEMLKDEVRTLTYRNAMYHNKHVFKDKIVLDVGSGTGILSMFAANAGAKHVYGIECSSISEYSEKIIKSNHLHNVITIFKGKVEEVELPVEKVDIIISEWMGYCLFYESMLNTVIFARDKWLKPGGLMFPDRAALYVVAIEDRQYKDFKIHWWENVYGFDMSCIRNVAIKEPLVDVVDPKQVVTNACLLKEVDIYTVKPEDLSFTSAFCLQIQRNDYVHALVTYFNIEFTKCHKKTGFSTAPDAPSTHWKQTVFYLEDYLTVKKGEEIFGSITVRPNEKNVRDLEFTLELDFKGQLCEAAISHDYKMR from the exons ATGGGACTGAGGCATTCGTCGCGTTGTTTGCTGCTACGGCGGAAGATGGCGGAGGCGGACAGCTCGGAG CAGCCTGTCACGTCCCCCCTCTCTCAGTCAGCGCAGCCCTCCCCACTGCCTAAACCAGTGCCTACTAGCCACCATGTGCCCTGCATCCCCCATACGCCACATGTAGCGGCCCTGGCCACCTGTCCTGGTAGAGGCAAGATTGCCAAGTTCATCAGCCCGGAGGAAATGACATCACGGGACTACTACTTTGATTCTTATGCCCACTTTGGCATCCATGAG GAGATGCTGAAAGATGAGGTGCGGACACTGACCTACCGGAATGCCATGTACCACAACAAGCATGTGTTCAAGGACAAAATCGTCCTGGATGTCGGTAGTGGCACGGGGATCCTCTCTATGTTTGCTGCCAATGCCGGCGCTAAACATGTGTATGGG ATTGAATGTTCAAGTATATCCGAATATTCAGAGAAGATCATCAAGTCAAATCACCTACACAATG TCATTACCATCTTCAAGGGcaaggtggaggaggtggagctgcctGTGGAGAAGGTGGACATTATCATCTCAGAGTGGATGGGCTATTGCCTCTTCTATGAGTCCATGCTCAACACCGTCATCTTCGCCAGGGACAAGTGGCTG AAACCTGGAGGCCTGATGTTCCCTGACAGAGCAGCTCTTTACGTGGTAGCCATTGAAGACAGGCAGTACAAAGACTTCAAGATTCATT GGTGGGAAAACGTTTATGGCTTCGACATGAGCTGCATTCGCAATGTGGCCATCAAAGAGCCTCTGGTGGATGTGGTAGATCCCAAGCAGGTGGTGACTAACGCCTGCCTCCTAAAG GAAGTGGATATCTATACAGTGAAGCCAGAGGACCTGTCCTTCACCTCAGCCTTTTGTCTGCAGATCCAGCGCAACGATTACGTCCACGCCTTGGTCACCTACTTCAACATCGAGTTCACTAAGTGTCACAAAAAGACTGGCTTCTCCACTG CTCCAGATGCTCCCAGCACACACTGGAAGCAGACAGTGTTTTACTTAGAGGACTATTTAACTGTCAAGAAGGGAGAGGAGATCTTTGGCAGTATTACTGTGCGGCCCAATGAGAAGAACGTG CGTGACCTGGAGTTCACTCTGGAGCTCGACTTTAAAGGACAACTATGTGAGGCCGCCATTTCCCATGACTATAAAATGCGCTag